From Camelina sativa cultivar DH55 chromosome 7, Cs, whole genome shotgun sequence, one genomic window encodes:
- the LOC104699926 gene encoding uncharacterized protein LOC104699926 produces MDGLIPMAFKAMKKNMTRRRYECLSSSTGTTKDSYDDYDHFPFAAKPDHSVVSRPSSSFDHIEMNNVGVQQSRHRRGWSVGDFSSMSCREGRRSGADGGGDIGCSPSRRGQLVRNRSHRLFSCVSGE; encoded by the coding sequence ATGGATGGTTTGATTCCAATGGCGTTTAAGGCTATGAAGAAAAACATGACTCGCCGGCGTTACGAGTGTCTCTCTTCCTCAACCGGCACGACTAAAGATTCCTACGACGACTACGACCATTTCCCTTTCGCCGCTAAACCTGATCACTCCGTTGTATCTCGACCTTCGTCGTCTTTTGACCATATAGAGATGAATAACGTTGGTGTTCAACAAAGTCGTCACCGCCGTGGTTGGTCGGTCGGAGATTTCTCTTCGATGTCTTGTCGGGAAGGAAGAAGATCTGGCGCAGACGGTGGCGGAGATATCGGTTGTTCTCCGTCACGGCGAGGACAGCTTGTGAGGAATAGAAGCCATAGATTGTTCTCTTGTGTCTCAGGTGAATAA